One Malus sylvestris chromosome 14, drMalSylv7.2, whole genome shotgun sequence DNA segment encodes these proteins:
- the LOC126600753 gene encoding probable lysophospholipase BODYGUARD 3 isoform X1, translating to MAAMRKTKSFLMLVGRVINEAVSFIVFSVLDLVDFILCFVYKVADFFIEAEWKPCYCSSSKESITGSGKILVSEQGESKIVCLSSTKLQLEEISDTLYTRPSLLSEVSKLSMKVIKKGTVRSTFTVNSTIVEMLQGKIGGQHLHPIPRWSDCDCKFCTSWTSNCKETLFVKTDGPRVISEYKGQEDVLFIHGFISSSAFWTETLFPNFSSAAKSSFRLFAIDLLGFGRSPKPTDSMYTLREHLEMIERSVLEPNKVNSFHIVAHSLGCIIALALAVKYPSSIKSLTLLAPPYYPIPKGEQATQYVMRRVAPRRVWPAIAFGASIACWYEHISRTICLLICKNHRFVEFLTKLVTRNRIRTFLLEGFFCHTHNAAWHTLHNIICGTAGKMEKYLDAVRDNLKCDVNVFHGKDDELIPVECSYSVQSKIPRARVMVIEKKDHITVVVGRQKAFARELEEIWRNSSSG from the exons ATGGCTGCAATGAGGAAAACCAAATCGTTTTTAATGCTGGTCGGAAGAGTTATAAACGAGGCTGTGAGCTTCATTGTGTTTTCGGTTCTCGACCTTGTGGATTTCATCCTTTGTTTTGTGTACAAGGTTGCTGATTTTTTCATCGAAGCCGAATGGAAGCCTTGCTATTGCTCCTCCTCCAAGGAATCCATTACCGGTAGTGGAAAAATCTTGGTTTCAGAACAAGGCGAGTCAAAAATCGTGTGCCTTAGCTCAACCAAGCTGCAGCTTGAGGAGATCTCGGACACGCTCTACACCCGCCCTTCGCTCTTGTCCGAGGTCTCAAAGTTAAGCATGAAGGTGATCAAGAAAGGAACTGTGAGATCCACCTTCACGGTCAACTCTACCATTGTTGAAATGCTTCAGGGAAAGATTGGAGGGCAGCATTTGCATCCGATCCCAAGGTGGTCGGATTGTGATTGCAAATTTTGCACATCTTGGACCTCTAATTGCAAAGAAACACTTTTTGTTAAAACCGATGGACCTAGAG tgATTTCAGAGTATAAGGGACAAGAAGATGTGCTATTCATACATGGGTTCATTTCATCATCAGCATTTTGGACAGAGACATTGTTCCCGAACTTTTCAAGTGCTGCAAAATCAAGTTTTAGGCTTTTTGCCATTGATCTGTTAGGGTTTGGGAGGAGTCCAAAGCCAACCGACTCCATGTACACGCTCAGAGAGCATTTGGAGATGATTGAAAGATCTGTGCTTGAACCCAACAAAGTTAATTCCTTCCACATTGTGGCTCATTCTTTGGGTTGCATTATTGCCCTTGCTCTTGCTGTTAAATACCCTTCCTCCATCAAGTCCCTCACCTTACTTGCACCT CCATACTACCCAATACCAAAGGGTGAACAAGCAACACAATACGTGATGAGGAGGGTGGCGCCGCGGCGGGTGTGGCCGGCGATTGCATTCGGCGCCTCCATTGCTTGCTGGTACGAGCACATCTCAAGAACCATTTGTTTGCTCATTTGCAAGAACCACCGGTTTGTGGAATTTCTCACCAAACTTGTCACCAGAAACAG AATAAGGACTTTCTTGCTCGAAGGTTTCTTCTGTCACACCCATAACGCAGCATGGCACACATTGCACAACATTATATGTGGCACCGCCGGCAAGATGGAGAAATACCTAGACGCTGTCCGAGACAATCTAAAATGCGACGTAAATGTGTTTCATGGAAAAGATGATGAACTTATCCCGGTCGAGTGCAGCTACAGCGTGCAATCGAAAATTCCTCGGGCTCGTGTCATGGTGATTGAGAAGAAAGATCACATTACTGTCGTGGTCGGAAGACAGAAAGCTTTTGCTAGAGAGCTTGAGGAGATTTGGAGAAATTCATCAAGCGGTTAA
- the LOC126600753 gene encoding probable lysophospholipase BODYGUARD 3 isoform X2 has translation MAAMRKTKSFLMLVGRVINEAVSFIVFSVLDLVDFILCFVYKVADFFIEAEWKPCYCSSSKESITGSGKILVSEQGESKIVCLSSTKLQLEEISDTLYTRPSLLSEVSKLSMKVIKKGTVRSTFTVNSTIVEMLQGKIGGQHLHPIPRWSDCDCKFCTSWTSNCKETLFVKTDGPREYKGQEDVLFIHGFISSSAFWTETLFPNFSSAAKSSFRLFAIDLLGFGRSPKPTDSMYTLREHLEMIERSVLEPNKVNSFHIVAHSLGCIIALALAVKYPSSIKSLTLLAPPYYPIPKGEQATQYVMRRVAPRRVWPAIAFGASIACWYEHISRTICLLICKNHRFVEFLTKLVTRNRIRTFLLEGFFCHTHNAAWHTLHNIICGTAGKMEKYLDAVRDNLKCDVNVFHGKDDELIPVECSYSVQSKIPRARVMVIEKKDHITVVVGRQKAFARELEEIWRNSSSG, from the exons ATGGCTGCAATGAGGAAAACCAAATCGTTTTTAATGCTGGTCGGAAGAGTTATAAACGAGGCTGTGAGCTTCATTGTGTTTTCGGTTCTCGACCTTGTGGATTTCATCCTTTGTTTTGTGTACAAGGTTGCTGATTTTTTCATCGAAGCCGAATGGAAGCCTTGCTATTGCTCCTCCTCCAAGGAATCCATTACCGGTAGTGGAAAAATCTTGGTTTCAGAACAAGGCGAGTCAAAAATCGTGTGCCTTAGCTCAACCAAGCTGCAGCTTGAGGAGATCTCGGACACGCTCTACACCCGCCCTTCGCTCTTGTCCGAGGTCTCAAAGTTAAGCATGAAGGTGATCAAGAAAGGAACTGTGAGATCCACCTTCACGGTCAACTCTACCATTGTTGAAATGCTTCAGGGAAAGATTGGAGGGCAGCATTTGCATCCGATCCCAAGGTGGTCGGATTGTGATTGCAAATTTTGCACATCTTGGACCTCTAATTGCAAAGAAACACTTTTTGTTAAAACCGATGGACCTAGAG AGTATAAGGGACAAGAAGATGTGCTATTCATACATGGGTTCATTTCATCATCAGCATTTTGGACAGAGACATTGTTCCCGAACTTTTCAAGTGCTGCAAAATCAAGTTTTAGGCTTTTTGCCATTGATCTGTTAGGGTTTGGGAGGAGTCCAAAGCCAACCGACTCCATGTACACGCTCAGAGAGCATTTGGAGATGATTGAAAGATCTGTGCTTGAACCCAACAAAGTTAATTCCTTCCACATTGTGGCTCATTCTTTGGGTTGCATTATTGCCCTTGCTCTTGCTGTTAAATACCCTTCCTCCATCAAGTCCCTCACCTTACTTGCACCT CCATACTACCCAATACCAAAGGGTGAACAAGCAACACAATACGTGATGAGGAGGGTGGCGCCGCGGCGGGTGTGGCCGGCGATTGCATTCGGCGCCTCCATTGCTTGCTGGTACGAGCACATCTCAAGAACCATTTGTTTGCTCATTTGCAAGAACCACCGGTTTGTGGAATTTCTCACCAAACTTGTCACCAGAAACAG AATAAGGACTTTCTTGCTCGAAGGTTTCTTCTGTCACACCCATAACGCAGCATGGCACACATTGCACAACATTATATGTGGCACCGCCGGCAAGATGGAGAAATACCTAGACGCTGTCCGAGACAATCTAAAATGCGACGTAAATGTGTTTCATGGAAAAGATGATGAACTTATCCCGGTCGAGTGCAGCTACAGCGTGCAATCGAAAATTCCTCGGGCTCGTGTCATGGTGATTGAGAAGAAAGATCACATTACTGTCGTGGTCGGAAGACAGAAAGCTTTTGCTAGAGAGCTTGAGGAGATTTGGAGAAATTCATCAAGCGGTTAA